GCGACGCTCATCGTTCCCTGTTCGGTCTGCATTACGCTGCCTTTGGTGAGACCAAAATCCTTGGCCACGTCGGTAGATACCCACACGCCGGACACATCGGACTTCGCGCTCCCGGCGATCATCCTGATCATGCCGGGCGTCACTTCATACGACGATATATCCTTGCCGGGCGTGGCAAGCGGCACAATCTGTTGACCGGCACGCATCGCACCGGCCAAGGTGCCCATCACACCGCCGCCAGCGTCGGCGAGCCTGTCACATGCGGCTCCGTCCACCGTTCCCCCAACGATGGCGCCAACGTCGGCATAGGCGTTGATGCGTTGCACCGCCTCGGTTTCGAGCCCCACCACATTGGCGGCCTCATATCCGCCGAGCAATGTAGACGCGAACAATACCGCTGCAAACATAAGCAGCGCATGACTCACTCCCGCGCCAATATTGCGCAACGCTTCGGAAAGCACCGATCGTAATCGCATAATCGCCTACTCGCAGGTGAGATTGTTAAGTCCGCTGCCGATTTCCACATTGGAGATCGAAGCGATGTCTTCGCTGTCGGCTTGCACGAGGCTCACGCCAAGTTCGCCTCCCACGATCGACACTTTCACGGGAGTGCTGCCATGATTGTTGGATGCGGGCACGATGCAGCCGGTTGAACCGTTGATGCCGAATACCGCGCCGGCGGGAACGCGCAGCACTCGCATCCGTTCGCTCAAGGCCAAAGTGGCGTCAAATCCCGCTTTTCTGGATTCCACGTCCACGGATTGGTAACTGTCGTTCGCTTCGACTTGTTGCAGGAACCCGGCATCCGTGATTTCAGTGGTATTGGCTGGCAATGTTCCCGTAATGCCGAATATCGTCAACGAACGTTCCTGCGCGGATGCAGTGCCGTTTTTGATGGTGAGTTTCGTCAATGATCCGGGGATTTTGCCGATTGCGGTGCCGCCCGTCACCATGGATCCGGCGGTTGCGTTCCACTCGGCAACTGCGACTTCGTGTTCGGGAATCCACAATGTGTCGGCCAATGACAACGATCCATCCGACGTATTACCGTTGTCGGCCATCAACTGCTTCCACCCGTCCGATGTGGCCCACCCGTAGGTATCCGATCCGGGAACGCTGTTGTAGCCAAGTAAGCTGAGTTCATTATTCAGGGCGAGCACATCGCCGCCGATGTCTCCGGTCTTCAAATCGCGATACAAGGGGGTTGCGGTGTTCAACGCCACTACCGTGCGATCGTTCACCTGGTAGGCGCCTTTGCCTGAGATCAGGCCGTCGCCGGACCAGTCCGCGGTGACCATGCCACTCGCATTGCCGGAAAGATCACGGTCACTGGAAATGGTGGGCACCACAGTAACCTGCTGCATGCCCGTATATTCTTGCACACTGGCGGGAGCCACGGTCTTCTCCACCGCCGAGCTCAGTAATGTCGGCGTGCGGTCAGGCAGCCACAATGCGCAGGATCCGACCGCAATACAAGCTGCCGTGACAGCCGCCAGCAGAGTCCAAGTCACAGCAGTGCACTTCGAACGCTTACCGCCCGTCCTTTGCCTCATTCCGAATCGTCGCGTCATACTCACATATACCCATTCACTCACAGCCAACAAGCACCATCAGCGAACACATCACCATAATTCCCCTGGAATCACTTACCTTCTCACCACAACTGTTCCGTATCGTCGGTCGCATATCCCACGTTGTAGCCGTTCGACACAAGGCAACTGCGCACTTGCAGGTTCTGCATGTCAAACGAAGTATTGCCATCCGTTCCGGAAAACTCCTTGTTGAACCGGCTTACGGTATAGTCCTTCGGCACGAGCGAGTCTCTATGCAAACAATCGACCACGGCTTGCGCTTGATCGGCATACAGATTCGGATTGCCCACGATAATGCCGTACACATCCTGCACATCTGCAACATACTCATCGCCGCATTCCGTGGAATCATCGGAATATCGGGATTCCTGAATGGTCGTCCCCTGTTTGTGTCCAGCTTCGGCATAGAGTCCGCTCGGATATTTGATGAGTTTGATTTCCTTATATCCTTTGTCGATCATGCACTGCCGGTAATCAGACCAGGCTTTCTCATAATCCGACGTCGAAATCTCACCCGTACTTTTGGCTTTGTCCAATATCGTTTTCTGCGATTCAGCGATATTACCTTGCGATTCCCGCTGTTCAATCCATTCACTCAACGACGCCGCCAATTTCTGTCCGCCCGCCGACCCATTTTCGGATGATGATTCCGATGTGGCAGAATCAGAAGATGCGCCTGTGGCATCCCCATTAATTGAGCATCCCGCCAAAAGCATTGACAATGCGACGGCAAGAACGCAAGTCTTGCAAAATGACATCCAAGAAGTCACCATCTTCACCCCCGTACTAATGTATCACAACGAGTGTAGCACCGCATGATAATGTGCATAGCAGGCGGCATTTCCGAAAAACTTACTTGCATATACGCAAATGAGGTAGGGTGGATGTTGCGTGGTTGCGATTAGGGGACTACAAATGATTGGCAAGGGTGCATCGGTAAGGTGATTGCCTCGTGAAAGGTTGGCTATGCGCGTTGCGGTTGAGGGGTTGGCTCATCGATTTGAGGGAACCGATCTGCTGTTCGAGAATTTGAGTTTCGTGGCCGAACCTGGTGTGACCATTGCGATATGCGGTCCGTCGGGATGCGGCAAGTCAACATTGCTGTCGATTCTTGCAGGATGGGAGCAGCCTTACGCTGGCACGGTGACGCGAGAAGGTGTGGATCGTGTTGGATGGATGTTTCAGAATCCGTATGGTGTTGCGGAACGCACAGCGCTCGACCATGTGGTGTTTCCACTGCTCGCCAAGGGAATGAGCCGCCGCGAAGCGGAACCAAAGGCTTTGGAAGCGATGGAACTGTTCGATCTGGAATATGCGGCAGACAGGCGTTTCTGCGCTTTGTCCGGAGGCGAGGCGCAGCGTCTTATGCTCGCGCGTGCGGTATGTTCCAGGCCGAACATGCTGCTGGTCGACGAGCCGACCGCCCAGTTGGATACGCGTACATCACATTCCGTAAGCCATGTGCTCGGCAATCTGGCCGGTCAAGGCATGATCGTGCTGGTGGCAACCCATGATCCGGACACGCGGGACGCCTGCGATCGCGTAATCGATCTAGCCGACTACGCTCCGCAAGTCGGCGGGTCCACTGCCCAGCCCGCCAACATCGCAGTCCACTAATCGCTTTCCGCAATCTCAACGAATTACAGATAAAACTTCTATAACTTTGCCGCTTTCAGAAACCGCTCGTTCAAACCCGACCAAATGCCATCAGGCTTGCTGTTTGGCGTAGAAATCGCGTTCTCGAGCTGCGAACGGGCGCAGCAGGGTTGTGGTGCCAACCGCACACAGCAGGAAGATCGCGCCCACAGGGCCAAGCCACATCAGTCCCAAATGGGCGTTGACCAGTCCACCAACCGCGGAGCCGACCGCGATGCCGATGTTGAACGACATGGAATTGAGCGATGCGGCCAGATTCAGCGATCCCGGATGCGACTGAGAGGCAACATCCATATATAGCACCTGCGAGGCGGAATTCTGCAGATACATGAACATGCCAAGCACCACCAGCAGCAACGCACCATACACCGGCACCCAATGCGTTACGATCAGCGATGCCATGAGCACGGCGTGCGCGCAGTAGATCGGACGAATATGCGTCAGTGGTTCCACTCCCCCGCCACGGTCGGCAAGCTTGCCGCCATACAGGTTGCTCCACAGGCAGGCCGCGCCGAAAATCACCAGGCCGACGCTTAAATACTGTTCGGGAACATGCACTTCGTCTCGCATGATCGGCGTCAGATACGTATAGAACACGTAAGTTGCCGCCGCGCCAAACACCACGGCAAGCACGCCCAACTGAATACGACGGTCGAAAAACAGGCGGAACTGCGGCAGAAAACCAATCTTCACAATACGGCTGTTGCGCGGCAACACCATCACCATGAGCACAATAAGCACCACTGTGAGCACGTTCACCAAATGGAACGCCCAACGCCAGCCGAACGTGTTCGCAACCCACGTGCCAACCGGCACACCCACCACGGATGCGATGGAGAAGCCGGAAAACACCCATGCGATGAACTTCGTGCGGTACTGTTCAGTTGTTACATCGGGCGCGTACGTCATGGCAATGGCCACCAGCGTGCCGGACACCAGCGCGATGAGAATTCGCGCCACCACGAGCACGCCATAAT
This window of the Bifidobacterium pseudocatenulatum DSM 20438 = JCM 1200 = LMG 10505 genome carries:
- a CDS encoding ATP-binding cassette domain-containing protein; this translates as MRVAVEGLAHRFEGTDLLFENLSFVAEPGVTIAICGPSGCGKSTLLSILAGWEQPYAGTVTREGVDRVGWMFQNPYGVAERTALDHVVFPLLAKGMSRREAEPKALEAMELFDLEYAADRRFCALSGGEAQRLMLARAVCSRPNMLLVDEPTAQLDTRTSHSVSHVLGNLAGQGMIVLVATHDPDTRDACDRVIDLADYAPQVGGSTAQPANIAVH
- a CDS encoding MFS transporter; amino-acid sequence: MAKSDVAKERFFNLPVIVLISLSFMLGMSEFIVVGVLPDIAAGLKVSEVTVGNLVSLFAFVYAPVTPLGSALSARFPRFATHLTLVGVFLIGNVLCAFASNYGVLVVARILIALVSGTLVAIAMTYAPDVTTEQYRTKFIAWVFSGFSIASVVGVPVGTWVANTFGWRWAFHLVNVLTVVLIVLMVMVLPRNSRIVKIGFLPQFRLFFDRRIQLGVLAVVFGAAATYVFYTYLTPIMRDEVHVPEQYLSVGLVIFGAACLWSNLYGGKLADRGGGVEPLTHIRPIYCAHAVLMASLIVTHWVPVYGALLLVVLGMFMYLQNSASQVLYMDVASQSHPGSLNLAASLNSMSFNIGIAVGSAVGGLVNAHLGLMWLGPVGAIFLLCAVGTTTLLRPFAARERDFYAKQQA